A single window of Acetohalobium arabaticum DSM 5501 DNA harbors:
- a CDS encoding short-chain fatty acid transporter: protein MVKKLSKFFVSLIEEYLPDPFLFAIALTAVVYVLGIVIAGNGPMEMIGHWGDGLWNLLAFAMQMCLVLITGHALANTDLFSKILKKIASIPDSAGGAIALTTFISGLCCWINWGFGLVIGALLAKEMAKQVEGVDYRLLIASAYSGFVIWHAGLAGSVPLTVATEGHFMEHLMGVIPISSTIFSSYNLIISVVVLLTIPFLNRMMLPDKDERVIVDPEVLKEEDSAGNSEPELNTVADRLENNMLVSFVLGGMGAAYLLNYFVNNGFALNLNIVIFLFMTLGILLHKTPKNYLNAFETAVKGCSGIILQFPLYSGIMGMMVGSGLATIMSEFFVSIATQTTLPFFSFLSAGIVNFFVPSGGGQWAVQAPIMVPAAADLGVDISRISMAVAWGDAWTNMIQPFWALPALGIAGLGARDIMGYCIMVLMWSGVIVSLGLMFL, encoded by the coding sequence GTGGTAAAAAAATTGTCCAAGTTCTTTGTGTCCTTAATTGAAGAATATCTACCTGACCCGTTCTTATTTGCGATTGCTTTAACTGCAGTTGTTTATGTTTTAGGAATTGTAATTGCTGGAAATGGTCCAATGGAGATGATTGGACATTGGGGCGACGGCTTATGGAATCTATTGGCTTTTGCTATGCAGATGTGTTTGGTCTTAATTACTGGCCATGCGTTAGCTAATACGGATTTATTCAGTAAAATATTGAAAAAGATTGCTTCCATTCCTGATTCGGCTGGAGGAGCAATAGCATTAACAACCTTTATTTCTGGTCTCTGTTGCTGGATTAACTGGGGGTTTGGTTTAGTTATTGGAGCCTTATTGGCAAAAGAGATGGCCAAACAGGTTGAAGGTGTAGATTATCGCCTCTTAATAGCCAGTGCTTATTCTGGTTTTGTTATCTGGCATGCTGGTTTGGCCGGTTCGGTACCTTTAACAGTTGCTACTGAAGGCCACTTTATGGAGCATTTAATGGGAGTTATTCCGATATCAAGTACGATATTCAGTTCCTATAATCTTATAATATCTGTTGTAGTACTGCTTACAATTCCTTTCTTAAATCGAATGATGCTGCCCGATAAGGATGAGAGAGTAATTGTTGATCCTGAAGTATTAAAAGAAGAAGACAGTGCTGGAAATTCTGAACCTGAGTTAAATACTGTAGCAGACAGATTAGAAAATAATATGTTAGTTTCTTTTGTTTTAGGCGGTATGGGAGCAGCTTATTTGCTTAATTATTTTGTTAACAATGGTTTTGCTCTTAACTTAAATATTGTTATCTTCTTATTCATGACTTTAGGAATTCTTCTGCATAAAACTCCGAAGAATTATCTTAATGCTTTTGAAACAGCTGTAAAAGGCTGTAGCGGAATAATCTTACAGTTCCCGCTGTATTCAGGTATTATGGGAATGATGGTAGGTTCCGGTCTGGCAACTATCATGTCAGAATTCTTTGTCTCTATTGCAACACAGACAACACTTCCTTTCTTTAGCTTCTTAAGTGCCGGAATTGTAAACTTCTTTGTTCCTTCTGGCGGAGGACAGTGGGCTGTACAGGCTCCAATTATGGTACCTGCTGCAGCAGATCTAGGAGTCGATATCTCTAGGATTTCTATGGCTGTTGCCTGGGGAGATGCCTGGACTAATATGATTCAGCCTTTCTGGGCTCTACCTGCATTAGGAATTGCTGGTTTGGGTGCTCGTGACATTATGGGCTACTGTATAATGGTATTAATGTGGAGTGGAGTTATAGTAAGTTTAGGTTTAATGTTTCTTTAA
- a CDS encoding acetyl-CoA C-acetyltransferase, whose translation MEEIVIASAVRTAIGSFGGSLKKVSAIELGTTTIKAALERAELDAGEVDEVIMGNVLQAGSGQNPARQASVNAGLPVETPAMTINKVCGSGLKAVNLAAQAIKAGDGDVFVVGGMENMSQAPYVQNKARWGERMGHGKLVDTMIQDGLWCAFNDYHMGITAENVAEQWDISREEQDEFAATSQQRAEAALEEGKFEDEIVPVEVPQRKGDPVVFDKDEYPRSGVTAEGLANLRPAFKKDGTVTAGNASGINDGAAALVVMTKSKAEELGVEPLATIKSYASAGVDPAIMGTGPIPSSKKALQEADLTVEDMDLVEANEAFASQSLAVVQDLGLDTEKVNVNGGAIALGHPIGASGARILITLLHEMKKQDSKYGLATLCIGGGQGAATVVER comes from the coding sequence ATGGAAGAAATTGTAATTGCAAGTGCAGTGAGAACAGCAATTGGCAGTTTTGGTGGAAGTTTAAAGAAGGTTTCTGCTATTGAGTTGGGAACAACTACAATTAAAGCAGCTTTAGAAAGAGCTGAATTAGATGCTGGTGAAGTAGATGAAGTAATTATGGGGAATGTCTTACAGGCTGGTTCAGGCCAGAACCCGGCTCGTCAGGCATCAGTTAATGCCGGCTTACCTGTGGAGACACCGGCTATGACTATCAATAAAGTCTGTGGTTCAGGTCTAAAGGCAGTTAATTTAGCTGCCCAGGCAATTAAAGCCGGAGATGGAGATGTATTTGTTGTTGGCGGTATGGAGAATATGAGCCAGGCGCCTTATGTTCAGAATAAAGCCCGCTGGGGAGAGAGAATGGGCCACGGCAAATTAGTAGATACAATGATTCAAGACGGCCTTTGGTGTGCATTCAATGATTATCATATGGGTATTACTGCTGAAAATGTAGCTGAACAGTGGGATATTAGTCGTGAGGAACAGGATGAGTTTGCTGCAACCAGTCAGCAGAGAGCTGAAGCGGCATTAGAGGAAGGTAAATTCGAAGATGAGATAGTACCTGTAGAAGTACCGCAGCGAAAAGGAGACCCAGTTGTATTCGATAAAGATGAATATCCCCGCAGTGGAGTAACAGCTGAAGGATTGGCTAACTTACGTCCGGCCTTTAAGAAGGATGGAACAGTAACTGCCGGTAATGCATCAGGAATCAATGACGGAGCAGCTGCATTAGTGGTAATGACTAAGAGTAAAGCTGAGGAATTAGGAGTAGAGCCACTGGCTACTATTAAGAGTTATGCTTCAGCAGGAGTAGATCCAGCTATTATGGGAACCGGCCCGATTCCTTCTTCTAAGAAGGCATTACAGGAGGCGGACTTAACAGTAGAAGATATGGACTTAGTAGAAGCCAATGAAGCTTTTGCATCCCAGTCTCTTGCAGTAGTTCAAGATTTAGGATTGGATACTGAAAAGGTAAATGTAAATGGAGGAGCAATTGCTTTAGGCCATCCGATTGGTGCTAGTGGAGCAAGGATCTTAATTACTCTGTTACATGAGATGAAGAAGCAGGACTCTAAGTATGGACTAGCCACTCTTTGTATCGGCGGTGGACAGGGAGCTGCTACAGTAGTAGAAAGATAA
- a CDS encoding 3-oxoacid CoA-transferase subunit B, giving the protein MDKQTKREIIANRIAAELNDGDIVNLGIGLPTMVGDYVSDDIDITLQSENGFLGLGPAPEEGDEDKDLVNAGAQPVTIKEGGAFFDSADSFAIIRGGHVDITVLGALQADEQGNLANWMIPGKLVPGMGGAMDLVVGAQQVIIGTAHTIKGNPKILKECDLPLTAKKQVDLIVTEMGVMKVTEDGLVLREINPEFTVDEVQEATEAELIIPDDLEEMEV; this is encoded by the coding sequence ATGGATAAGCAAACTAAAAGAGAGATTATTGCTAACAGAATTGCGGCAGAGTTGAATGACGGCGATATAGTTAATTTAGGTATTGGACTGCCGACTATGGTAGGGGACTATGTATCGGATGATATTGATATTACTCTACAGTCTGAGAATGGATTTTTAGGCTTGGGGCCAGCACCTGAAGAGGGAGATGAGGATAAAGACTTAGTTAATGCTGGCGCACAGCCAGTAACTATTAAAGAAGGTGGAGCCTTTTTCGATAGTGCTGATTCTTTTGCAATTATTCGCGGTGGACATGTTGATATTACTGTTCTAGGAGCACTGCAGGCAGATGAACAAGGGAATCTTGCTAATTGGATGATTCCAGGTAAGTTAGTACCCGGTATGGGAGGAGCAATGGATTTAGTAGTCGGAGCTCAACAGGTAATTATTGGTACAGCCCATACTATTAAAGGAAATCCTAAAATTTTAAAAGAATGTGATCTACCTTTAACAGCCAAAAAACAGGTTGATTTAATTGTAACAGAAATGGGAGTTATGAAGGTTACAGAAGACGGATTAGTATTAAGAGAAATAAATCCTGAGTTTACAGTAGATGAAGTGCAGGAAGCAACAGAAGCTGAATTAATTATTCCAGATGATCTAGAGGAAATGGAAGTTTAA
- the atoD gene encoding acetate CoA-transferase subunit alpha, which translates to MAEVTSLDEALDQVKDGMEVMIGGFMSCGTPRKIVKGMVEREVKDLTIIANDTGKTNDGIGRLIRNKQAEKVIASHIGLNPETGDQMNDGELEVDLVPQGTLVEQIRAAGAGLGGFLTPTGVGTVVEEGKDKIEIDGQEYLLELPITADVALVKAWKADKKGNLVYRKSARNFNPLIAMAADLVIVEAEEIVETGEIDPNEVMTPAAFVDIIVGGEE; encoded by the coding sequence ATGGCTGAAGTAACTTCACTAGATGAAGCATTAGATCAAGTTAAAGATGGAATGGAAGTAATGATTGGTGGATTTATGTCTTGTGGGACACCTAGAAAAATAGTTAAAGGTATGGTAGAAAGAGAAGTTAAGGATTTAACTATTATTGCTAATGATACAGGAAAAACAAATGATGGAATAGGAAGATTAATTCGTAATAAACAAGCTGAAAAAGTAATTGCTAGTCATATTGGGCTTAATCCAGAAACAGGTGACCAGATGAATGATGGAGAGTTGGAAGTAGATTTAGTTCCTCAAGGTACTTTAGTAGAACAGATTAGAGCAGCTGGTGCAGGTTTAGGAGGTTTCCTAACACCTACTGGAGTAGGTACTGTAGTAGAAGAGGGAAAGGATAAGATTGAGATTGATGGTCAAGAGTATTTATTAGAACTTCCTATTACAGCAGATGTAGCTTTAGTTAAAGCCTGGAAGGCTGATAAGAAAGGAAATCTCGTTTATCGTAAGAGTGCGAGAAACTTCAATCCATTAATAGCAATGGCAGCTGACTTAGTAATAGTAGAAGCAGAAGAGATCGTTGAAACTGGAGAGATTGATCCTAATGAAGTAATGACTCCGGCTGCCTTTGTAGATATCATTGTTGGAGGTGAAGAGTAA